A single window of Flavobacterium sp. 140616W15 DNA harbors:
- the thrA gene encoding bifunctional aspartate kinase/homoserine dehydrogenase I, with protein MKILKFGGTSVANAENIKRVLEIVNQKSEQDQLIVVVSALSKVTDLLQTAAAKAASNDESYKDIVAEIEKKHLDTLKALIPVSEQSSLLSHVKRIINHLETLLDGCFLLGELSNRTADTILSFGELLSSYIIAEALKQTNKNSGYKDSRELIKTNNHFGKAAVNFEVTNQLIRDYFSENKAQVVIMPGFIASSLDGIITTLGRGGSDYSAAILAGALNAKVLEIWTDVNGMYTANPKIVKQAQPIVTISYQEAMELSHFGAKVLYPPTIQPVLRKNIPIVIKNTFEPESEGTYISNQISSKDTIVKGISHIDNISLITLEGPGMIGVSGSSKRLFEVLSNESINVIFITQASSEHSICIGILNADAENAEQAINGAFEVEIIQNKVDPCIVEKNLCIIALVGENMKNHQGLSGRMFSTLGKNNVNIRAIAQGASERNISVVINERDVKKALNTLHENFFEENTKQLNLFVMGVGNVGEKFIEQIHSQRKFLKENLKINVRVIALSNSRKMIFDEDSISLKEWQSALENGETANKEAFIARAKDLNLRNSIFVDITANASVSETYEEFLKQSIAVVTCNKIACSSEYDNYKKLKNLSRQFNAPFLFETNVGAGLPIIDTVKNLIASGDKVHKIQAVLSGSLNFIFNNFDENNSFHDVVKEAGVQGFTEPDPKIDLSGIDVARKILILIRESGYEMDIDAIANESFMPAESLATTNNEDFFASLTKHAPHFKAIYDEALSKDSRLKYVAQFENGKASVGLQFIPKDHPFYNLEGKDNIVLFYTDRYVDQPLLIKGAGAGAAVTASGIFADVIRIGNV; from the coding sequence ATGAAAATATTAAAATTTGGTGGAACTTCAGTCGCCAATGCAGAAAATATAAAACGAGTTTTAGAAATTGTAAACCAAAAATCAGAACAAGATCAATTAATAGTTGTCGTTTCTGCTTTAAGCAAAGTAACTGATTTACTTCAGACTGCCGCCGCAAAAGCTGCTTCTAATGACGAAAGTTATAAAGATATAGTTGCCGAAATTGAAAAAAAACATTTAGACACTTTAAAAGCGCTGATTCCTGTTAGCGAACAAAGTAGCTTATTAAGCCACGTAAAAAGAATTATAAACCACCTTGAAACATTACTTGATGGCTGTTTCTTATTAGGTGAGCTATCTAATAGAACTGCCGATACTATCCTTAGTTTTGGTGAATTGCTTTCGTCTTATATTATTGCCGAGGCTTTAAAACAAACGAATAAAAATAGCGGTTATAAAGACAGCCGTGAACTTATTAAAACCAACAACCACTTTGGAAAAGCTGCTGTAAATTTTGAAGTTACAAATCAATTAATACGCGATTACTTTTCTGAAAACAAAGCTCAAGTTGTTATCATGCCCGGTTTTATTGCTTCCTCTCTTGATGGGATCATTACTACATTAGGACGTGGTGGATCGGACTATTCTGCAGCAATTTTGGCTGGAGCTCTTAATGCCAAAGTTTTAGAAATATGGACTGATGTAAACGGAATGTACACTGCCAATCCTAAAATAGTTAAACAAGCACAACCAATTGTAACAATCTCTTATCAGGAAGCGATGGAGTTATCACACTTTGGTGCTAAAGTTTTGTATCCACCTACAATTCAGCCTGTTCTAAGAAAAAATATTCCTATTGTAATCAAGAATACTTTTGAACCTGAATCTGAGGGAACTTATATTTCAAATCAAATTTCATCAAAAGATACTATTGTAAAAGGAATTAGCCATATCGATAATATTTCATTAATAACTCTTGAAGGTCCGGGAATGATTGGAGTTTCTGGCTCTTCAAAGCGCCTTTTTGAAGTTCTGTCTAACGAGAGTATCAATGTTATTTTTATAACTCAAGCTTCATCTGAGCATTCTATTTGTATTGGAATTTTAAATGCTGATGCTGAAAATGCTGAACAAGCAATAAATGGTGCTTTTGAAGTAGAAATTATTCAAAATAAAGTTGATCCTTGCATCGTAGAGAAAAACCTTTGCATTATTGCTTTGGTTGGCGAAAACATGAAAAACCATCAAGGTCTAAGCGGAAGAATGTTTAGTACTTTAGGGAAAAACAATGTAAATATTCGTGCTATTGCTCAAGGTGCATCCGAAAGAAATATCTCGGTTGTAATTAACGAACGTGATGTAAAAAAAGCGTTGAATACTCTACACGAGAACTTCTTTGAAGAAAACACCAAACAACTCAACCTGTTTGTAATGGGAGTTGGAAATGTGGGTGAAAAATTCATTGAACAGATTCATAGTCAAAGAAAGTTTTTAAAAGAAAACCTAAAAATAAATGTTCGCGTTATTGCCTTGTCTAATTCGAGAAAAATGATTTTTGATGAAGATAGCATTTCTCTTAAAGAGTGGCAATCGGCTCTTGAAAATGGAGAAACTGCCAACAAGGAGGCTTTTATTGCACGTGCTAAAGATTTGAATTTACGTAACAGTATTTTTGTTGACATTACTGCAAATGCAAGTGTTTCTGAGACTTACGAAGAGTTCTTGAAACAAAGTATTGCTGTAGTTACTTGTAATAAAATTGCTTGTTCATCTGAATATGACAATTACAAGAAACTGAAAAATTTATCACGTCAGTTTAACGCTCCATTTTTATTCGAAACTAATGTAGGTGCTGGATTGCCAATTATAGATACTGTAAAAAACTTAATCGCTTCTGGTGACAAAGTACACAAAATTCAAGCTGTTTTATCTGGAAGCTTAAATTTTATCTTTAATAATTTTGATGAGAACAACTCTTTTCATGATGTTGTAAAAGAAGCGGGAGTACAAGGTTTCACAGAACCTGATCCAAAAATTGACTTAAGCGGAATTGATGTAGCTCGAAAAATCCTGATTCTAATTCGCGAAAGCGGTTACGAAATGGATATTGATGCTATTGCGAATGAATCTTTTATGCCTGCTGAATCTCTTGCTACAACTAACAATGAAGACTTTTTTGCATCTCTAACAAAACATGCTCCACATTTTAAAGCTATCTATGACGAAGCGCTAAGTAAAGATTCTAGGTTAAAATATGTAGCGCAATTCGAAAACGGAAAAGCTAGTGTTGGATTACAATTTATACCTAAAGATCATCCGTTCTATAATCTGGAAGGAAAAGATAATATCGTATTGTTTTACACTGATCGTTATGTTGATCAGCCTTTGCTTATAAAAGGTGCTGGTGCCGGAGCTGCAGTTACTGCTTCGGGGATTTTTGCAGATGTAATTCGAATTGGAAATGTGTAA
- the hutH gene encoding histidine ammonia-lyase has product MSNIHYISTELLNLEQLQEIIVEQKTLELSEEAKVNVQKCRDYLDKKMASHSDPIYGINTGFGSLCNVKISNENLSKLQENLVKSHACGTGDEVPQEIVKLMLLLKIQSLSYGHSAIQLVTLERLVSFYNNNVLPVVYTQGSLGASGDLAPLAHLSLPLLGEGEVYFEGKKVHSSEILKHFNWEPIILKSKEGLALLNGTQFMSAYGAHILMKAYKFSYLADLIGAISLEGFDGRIEPFNELIHFIRPHKGQIVTAQRIKELLEGSEIIEQVKTHVQDPYSFRCMPQVHGASKDAIDYVSKVFKIEINSVTDNPNIFIESDQIISGGNFHGQPLALALDFMAIALAELGSISERRTYQLISGLRNLPAFLVDNPGLNSGLMIPQYTAASIASQNKQLATPASVDSIVSSNGQEDHVSMGANGATKALRVMDNLERILAIELLNASQAIAYRKPMKSSDFIEMFLSSYREVVPLVTEDRILHYDIEKTISFLNSFQIENDLLTMA; this is encoded by the coding sequence ATGAGCAATATCCATTATATCAGTACAGAGTTACTGAATTTAGAACAATTACAAGAAATTATTGTAGAGCAAAAAACATTAGAACTGTCTGAAGAGGCTAAAGTTAATGTTCAGAAATGTAGAGATTACTTAGATAAAAAAATGGCTTCGCATTCAGATCCTATTTATGGAATCAATACAGGATTTGGATCGCTTTGTAATGTAAAAATATCCAATGAGAATTTATCTAAACTACAAGAGAACCTTGTAAAATCGCACGCTTGCGGAACAGGTGATGAGGTACCACAAGAAATTGTAAAACTGATGTTGTTGCTTAAAATACAATCTTTAAGTTACGGACATTCGGCGATTCAATTGGTAACATTAGAGCGTTTAGTATCATTTTACAACAATAATGTTTTACCAGTTGTATATACACAAGGGTCACTAGGAGCATCTGGAGATTTAGCGCCATTAGCGCATTTATCATTGCCATTATTAGGTGAAGGTGAAGTATATTTTGAAGGAAAGAAAGTGCATTCAAGCGAAATCTTAAAGCATTTTAATTGGGAGCCAATTATCTTAAAATCTAAGGAAGGATTGGCATTATTAAACGGAACCCAGTTTATGAGTGCTTACGGAGCGCATATATTAATGAAAGCTTATAAGTTTTCTTATTTAGCCGATTTAATTGGAGCTATTTCTCTAGAAGGTTTTGATGGAAGAATTGAACCTTTTAACGAATTAATTCACTTTATTCGCCCTCATAAAGGACAAATTGTTACTGCACAGCGCATCAAAGAACTTTTAGAAGGAAGTGAAATTATTGAACAAGTAAAAACACATGTTCAGGATCCATATTCATTCCGTTGTATGCCACAAGTTCATGGGGCTTCAAAAGATGCAATTGATTATGTAAGCAAGGTTTTTAAAATAGAGATAAATTCAGTTACCGATAATCCTAATATATTTATAGAAAGTGATCAGATTATTTCAGGAGGTAATTTCCACGGACAGCCTTTGGCATTAGCCTTAGATTTTATGGCAATTGCTTTGGCTGAATTAGGAAGTATCTCTGAAAGAAGAACCTATCAGTTAATTTCGGGATTGCGTAATCTTCCAGCATTTTTAGTAGATAATCCAGGATTAAATTCAGGATTGATGATTCCACAATATACCGCAGCAAGTATTGCAAGTCAAAACAAGCAATTGGCAACTCCAGCAAGTGTAGATAGTATTGTTTCAAGTAATGGACAAGAAGATCACGTGAGTATGGGAGCAAATGGAGCTACAAAAGCATTGCGTGTTATGGATAATTTAGAGCGTATTTTGGCTATCGAATTACTGAATGCTTCACAGGCAATTGCTTATAGAAAACCAATGAAATCTAGCGATTTTATAGAGATGTTTTTAAGTAGCTACCGCGAGGTAGTGCCATTGGTTACTGAGGATAGAATCTTACATTATGATATCGAAAAAACAATTTCATTCTTGAATAGTTTTCAAATTGAAAACGATTTGTTAACAATGGCTTAA